One genomic window of Bradyrhizobium sp. B124 includes the following:
- a CDS encoding Nif11-like leader peptide family natural product precursor: MSQAEVERFVKNLGKEGSLLENLKQSATGLAPIVAVGKSHGYDFTLDEVRSCIRAPGRHELMQLDAHVGGKRDLSGAGLSGIVHTTALAS, from the coding sequence ATGTCGCAGGCTGAGGTAGAACGGTTTGTCAAGAATCTGGGGAAAGAGGGTAGTCTGCTCGAAAACCTTAAGCAGAGTGCTACAGGTCTTGCACCGATTGTAGCGGTCGGAAAGAGCCACGGCTACGATTTCACGCTTGATGAGGTTAGGAGCTGCATCCGAGCGCCAGGCCGACACGAGTTGATGCAGCTCGACGCGCATGTCGGCGGCAAGCGGGATTTGAGCGGTGCGGGCTTGAGCGGGATTGTGCATACCACTGCGTTGGCTAGCTAG
- a CDS encoding helix-turn-helix domain-containing protein — MSQKSGARFTEKQGYYLAFIHTYAHMFGRPPAEADIQRHFRVSPPSVHQMIVTLERNGFIRRQPGVPRSIEILVPPESLPILEWLGIKTSKSL, encoded by the coding sequence ATGAGTCAAAAATCAGGCGCGCGCTTCACCGAGAAGCAGGGTTATTACCTGGCCTTCATCCATACCTACGCCCATATGTTCGGACGTCCCCCCGCCGAAGCCGACATCCAGCGCCACTTCCGCGTCAGCCCGCCTTCGGTCCATCAGATGATCGTCACCCTCGAACGAAACGGCTTCATCCGACGTCAACCCGGCGTCCCCAGAAGCATCGAAATCCTCGTGCCACCGGAAAGCTTGCCGATCCTCGAATGGCTCGGTATCAAAACGTCAAAATCACTGTGA
- a CDS encoding outer membrane beta-barrel protein, with protein MWSWTGGYVGFHGGGGYGRTSFTDPYGPSIYGDIVNTPIFLAGGQIGYNWQSDGWVLGAELDVSHAVSDGTNSCLAFSGNVVIATCKASPNVFVTGTARVGYTFGAQGRTLTYVKAGAAWQNSRGSIANNNEFHDEESSGFPQHTTQFDYGRFGWTVGFGVEQALTAAWSLKFEYDYMRFAGPHLATPPTMQSPPPAVIPASASDLSSSYQVGKVGLNYHFGSGPSQPKWSHGSLFSDRAWAGHRAYPDDWSVEGGSRVWLSRGTFQWDYNLPPPMPGDGVIPSSRLTYHGLDGISGELFARLDSPWGIFMKGNVGLGRFEKGKMNDEDSSVYGIGYSNTLSDQANGKFMYYTVDAGYDFLRDKAYKLGAFAGWAYYGQKSDSMGCAQIASPVVGPCAVPVSKRLIGSQDTNWNAPRIGMSAEAMLLERWRVSADVAYLPRTDFTGRDNHLLRDATAFYDQRGRSGAGVQVEGTLSYFLSKNFSIGVGARYWAMWTGGDSDVSFNYGARTPAKYSMERWGTFFQTSYKF; from the coding sequence TTGTGGAGCTGGACTGGAGGATATGTTGGCTTTCACGGCGGTGGCGGTTATGGCCGTACGTCCTTCACTGATCCCTACGGGCCGTCAATCTATGGCGACATCGTCAACACCCCAATATTCCTGGCCGGCGGTCAGATCGGCTACAATTGGCAAAGTGACGGATGGGTTCTTGGCGCCGAGTTGGATGTAAGCCATGCTGTGTCCGACGGCACAAATAGCTGTCTTGCCTTCTCCGGTAACGTTGTGATCGCCACCTGCAAGGCAAGTCCGAACGTCTTTGTCACAGGCACCGCTCGGGTCGGTTACACTTTTGGTGCCCAGGGTCGCACGCTCACCTATGTCAAAGCCGGCGCAGCCTGGCAGAACAGTCGCGGGAGCATCGCTAACAACAATGAATTTCACGACGAGGAGTCTTCTGGATTTCCGCAGCACACTACGCAATTTGACTACGGTCGTTTCGGATGGACAGTCGGATTCGGTGTGGAGCAAGCCTTGACGGCCGCTTGGTCCCTCAAATTCGAATACGACTATATGAGGTTTGCTGGACCGCACCTGGCGACGCCCCCGACCATGCAGTCTCCGCCGCCCGCTGTCATCCCCGCCAGCGCAAGCGATTTATCGAGCAGTTATCAAGTTGGAAAGGTCGGCTTGAATTATCATTTCGGAAGCGGCCCGAGTCAGCCGAAATGGTCCCATGGATCGCTGTTCTCCGACAGAGCGTGGGCCGGTCATCGTGCATATCCCGATGATTGGTCGGTTGAAGGCGGCTCACGGGTCTGGCTCAGCAGGGGAACATTCCAATGGGACTACAATCTTCCACCTCCGATGCCTGGCGATGGCGTCATACCAAGTTCGAGGCTCACCTATCACGGGCTAGACGGCATTTCCGGCGAGCTTTTCGCACGTCTTGATAGCCCCTGGGGAATATTCATGAAGGGCAATGTTGGCCTCGGACGCTTCGAGAAGGGAAAGATGAACGACGAGGATTCGAGTGTCTACGGCATCGGCTATAGCAACACCTTATCAGACCAGGCGAATGGGAAATTCATGTACTATACGGTCGACGCCGGATATGACTTTTTGCGCGATAAGGCCTACAAATTAGGCGCCTTTGCCGGATGGGCCTATTACGGCCAAAAATCGGATTCCATGGGATGCGCGCAGATCGCCTCGCCGGTGGTGGGGCCGTGCGCGGTCCCGGTCTCGAAACGGCTCATCGGCAGTCAAGACACCAATTGGAATGCGCCGCGCATCGGCATGAGCGCAGAAGCTATGCTGCTCGAGCGCTGGCGCGTGAGCGCCGACGTTGCTTACCTGCCGCGGACCGACTTTACTGGTCGCGACAACCATCTCCTACGCGATGCAACAGCTTTCTACGATCAGCGCGGGCGAAGTGGTGCGGGCGTTCAGGTGGAAGGAACATTGTCTTACTTTCTCAGCAAAAACTTCAGCATTGGTGTTGGGGCCCGGTATTGGGCGATGTGGACCGGCGGTGACAGCGATGTCTCCTTTAATTACGGCGCACGCACCCCTGCGAAGTACAGTATGGAACGTTGGGGCACGTTCTTTCAGACGTCTTACAAGTTTTGA
- a CDS encoding IS630 family transposase, with translation MNVRYRVELSQAERDELTAMLGGGKHAARKLKRAQILLAADGGCRDEEIARTVSVSLSTVGRTRRRFVEGNLERALSEEPRPGAERKLTGKEEALLVATACAKPPAGCKRWTLTLLADTMVKLTDHNSLSGETVRRRLAENDLKPWRRDMWCIPHVDGEYVARMEDVLDLYAETQNPARPLVCFDETPIQLIGEVRQPVPAQPGQRERYDYEYRRNGTANLFVTFDPHRGWRNVKVTDRRAAVDYAHCMRDLVDVHYPDAACIRVVQDNLSIHKPGALYEAFAPAEARRILRRLEFHFTPKHASWLNMVECEISVLQRQCLGRRIADPKRLRNEIAAWQKRRNKTRARIKWMFTTEKARTKLGRAYPATAKES, from the coding sequence ATGAATGTACGTTATCGGGTCGAATTGAGCCAAGCCGAGCGCGACGAACTGACGGCGATGCTCGGCGGCGGCAAGCACGCCGCCCGCAAGCTTAAGCGGGCGCAGATTTTGCTGGCGGCCGATGGAGGCTGCCGCGACGAGGAGATTGCCCGGACCGTGAGTGTCAGCCTCTCCACCGTCGGCCGGACCAGGCGCCGCTTCGTGGAAGGCAATCTGGAGCGGGCCCTGAGCGAGGAGCCGCGTCCGGGCGCTGAGCGCAAGCTGACCGGCAAGGAGGAAGCCCTGCTGGTGGCGACCGCATGCGCCAAGCCGCCCGCTGGCTGCAAACGCTGGACGCTGACGCTGCTGGCCGACACGATGGTCAAGCTCACCGATCACAACAGCCTGTCGGGCGAGACCGTGCGTCGCCGGCTGGCCGAGAACGACCTCAAGCCGTGGCGCAGGGACATGTGGTGCATTCCCCATGTCGACGGCGAATACGTTGCCCGCATGGAGGACGTGCTCGACCTCTACGCCGAGACGCAGAATCCCGCCCGGCCGCTGGTCTGCTTCGACGAGACCCCCATCCAGCTGATCGGCGAGGTGCGCCAGCCGGTCCCGGCCCAACCGGGACAGCGCGAGCGCTACGATTACGAGTATCGCCGCAACGGCACCGCCAATCTCTTCGTCACCTTCGATCCACATCGGGGCTGGCGCAACGTCAAGGTCACCGACCGCCGCGCCGCCGTGGACTACGCCCACTGCATGCGTGATCTCGTCGACGTCCATTATCCCGACGCCGCCTGCATCCGTGTCGTGCAGGACAATTTGTCGATCCATAAGCCTGGGGCGCTGTATGAGGCCTTCGCGCCCGCCGAGGCCCGGCGCATCCTGCGCCGCCTCGAATTCCACTTCACCCCGAAACACGCCAGTTGGCTCAACATGGTCGAATGCGAGATCAGCGTGCTACAGCGCCAGTGTCTCGGCCGCCGCATCGCAGATCCCAAAAGGCTCCGAAACGAGATCGCAGCATGGCAAAAGAGGCGGAATAAAACCCGAGCCCGCATCAAATGGATGTTCACAACAGAAAAAGCCCGCACCAAACTCGGCCGCGCCTATCCAGCCACCGCCAAAGAGTCATAA
- a CDS encoding helix-turn-helix domain-containing protein gives MEDVHRRPEQVFEVGLKTGTYAYMFGRPPAEADIQRHFRVSPPSVHQMIVTLERNGFIRRQPGVPRRIEILVPPESLPILEWLGIKTSKSLW, from the coding sequence GTGGAAGACGTTCACCGTCGACCAGAGCAGGTCTTCGAGGTCGGGCTCAAGACGGGTACCTACGCCTACATGTTCGGACGCCCACCCGCCGAAGCCGACATCCAGCGCCACTTCCGCGTCAGCCCGCCTTCGGTCCACCAGATGATTGTCACCCTCGAACGAAACGGCTTCATCCGACGTCAACCCGGCGTCCCCAGACGCATCGAAATCCTCGTGCCGCCGGAAAGCTTGCCGATCCTCGAATGGCTCGGCATCAAAACGTCAAAATCACTGTGGTGA
- a CDS encoding Ulp1 family isopeptidase encodes MDFPSTQWVREQSDSAGPQQRSAAVPSPGAEIFERHLTEIVFGSGEAMPEQPAQPTAVAIRRSPQPLYPEDASLICGLQDALIKGGATESTAKSNVCRLITFGHWLLANNKKSIGTRLSHESLIADARQFIAEGNYRGIIGAIRHLRDSQLMGGVAQVRRPNPHFEDVTLIKEYKSETPTRTTNNYAPYLVRFSDYLRRNNRPSLAARLSETSLYEDAKTFKAHHGGDRRTLSALAHLRKSQAGAKAMELERHIDPEDAALKEPRQVGAAAAQHSAPQEVGGGPKELPAECHDRDSLLGLMDEPGAVLSVEPAARHDGAPDPGASVRPLTFRQDGGQSPDEPIGARARSDLPSEGDLIIPDHRMVERADPGQGPWQAEDDLAWSPLLNVDPEELRRLLDDEPMSSQPIYNAAELQDSEDPFEQLPSENLAELLEALASPRHSPADSVDQPGAAVPWPLQAGDRNRIWLEAEQAGHLPISGAHDPADLRPAKRPRTLDPLQGVGSGQQLSAVGNSGGRLLTPASADQLGPSPWQAQPIVPESGYEDAAVQHAVATDLDAAAAQPSVPQAVRWPLVVPEDYVQGLHLMVEDGPRWPGIPPQQEQDIVQAEGQESGWSASTWSPQMPSDFDWSMWPTLETAPARFAVRTHSDADDGLEVSFNSNSLAAFEPHDTWGPPLDVPPPFAGPGLGHHRGARQLEAPQELAPIPGGEELAWLTEQMWSEDPSARLSDIYRSSVNPNPPAAFELGDNTSFAPVHVARAGSNLSSGLPLVDLTAPTLSEFSDEADSAWRGPTSFNAQIVTLDPTVSSRSGLMLGDREWLTDNHILRDYELLEEDLRNIDPILAGRTQFVDPIVANQQLAWGDTQSAFQSIVNWQGPDRADFLFVPVNDAHPPDFRGSHWSLLLVDRRDRQEPVAYHYDSAGRYNATPARQLAGRLGARLEWPRAPRQDNTYDCGVFVVDATRELVSQLAQGEQPDQLNLDELVPDRQALQNRLRG; translated from the coding sequence ATGGATTTCCCCTCGACCCAGTGGGTGCGTGAACAATCGGACAGCGCAGGCCCGCAGCAGAGGTCGGCCGCGGTTCCGTCCCCAGGAGCGGAGATATTTGAGCGGCACCTGACCGAGATCGTTTTTGGAAGCGGTGAAGCAATGCCGGAGCAGCCGGCTCAGCCAACAGCGGTTGCAATAAGGCGCAGCCCGCAGCCTCTTTATCCCGAGGATGCTTCGCTTATTTGTGGGCTTCAGGACGCCCTCATCAAGGGCGGGGCCACCGAAAGCACCGCCAAGTCCAATGTGTGTCGCCTAATCACCTTCGGCCACTGGCTCTTAGCAAACAACAAAAAGTCGATCGGTACCCGGCTGAGCCATGAGTCACTAATCGCTGATGCGCGTCAGTTCATCGCAGAGGGGAATTACAGGGGTATCATTGGGGCAATACGTCATCTTCGGGACTCGCAGTTGATGGGCGGTGTCGCGCAGGTCAGACGCCCAAATCCTCACTTCGAGGACGTGACTCTCATCAAAGAGTACAAGAGCGAAACACCGACCCGAACCACCAATAACTATGCCCCTTATCTTGTCCGCTTCAGTGACTATCTTCGTCGAAACAACCGGCCGAGTTTAGCTGCTCGGCTTTCCGAAACGTCGTTGTATGAAGATGCCAAGACTTTCAAAGCGCACCACGGTGGTGATCGGAGGACCCTATCCGCGCTCGCTCATCTCCGCAAATCCCAGGCGGGCGCTAAGGCGATGGAGCTTGAGCGCCATATTGATCCCGAAGACGCAGCCCTGAAGGAGCCGAGGCAGGTCGGCGCCGCCGCTGCGCAGCACAGCGCGCCGCAGGAAGTCGGCGGCGGGCCAAAGGAGCTTCCGGCGGAATGCCACGATCGGGATTCGCTTTTGGGGCTGATGGATGAACCCGGCGCTGTGTTATCTGTCGAGCCGGCCGCGCGCCATGACGGGGCACCCGACCCCGGAGCGTCGGTCCGTCCCTTGACCTTTCGCCAAGACGGCGGGCAATCGCCGGACGAGCCGATAGGCGCGCGTGCCAGGAGTGATCTGCCAAGCGAGGGGGACCTTATCATCCCTGATCACCGCATGGTGGAGCGCGCTGACCCCGGGCAAGGCCCTTGGCAGGCGGAGGATGATCTGGCCTGGTCGCCGCTCTTAAACGTTGACCCAGAGGAGCTTCGACGGCTACTGGATGACGAGCCGATGTCCTCGCAGCCGATCTACAATGCGGCGGAGCTTCAAGACAGTGAAGACCCGTTTGAGCAGCTGCCGAGCGAAAATTTGGCGGAGCTTCTGGAGGCGCTTGCTTCACCTCGCCATTCGCCAGCGGACAGTGTCGATCAGCCTGGCGCAGCCGTTCCTTGGCCATTGCAAGCTGGCGATCGCAACCGCATTTGGCTGGAGGCGGAGCAGGCCGGCCATCTGCCCATCAGCGGTGCGCATGACCCAGCTGATTTGAGGCCAGCGAAGAGGCCGAGAACCCTAGACCCTTTGCAAGGCGTTGGCAGCGGGCAGCAGTTGAGCGCGGTCGGCAATTCGGGCGGCCGCCTGCTGACGCCGGCCTCCGCCGATCAGCTGGGTCCATCGCCTTGGCAGGCACAGCCGATAGTGCCAGAGAGCGGCTACGAAGACGCCGCGGTGCAGCATGCGGTCGCGACTGACCTTGACGCCGCCGCTGCGCAGCCCAGCGTGCCGCAGGCTGTCCGTTGGCCATTGGTCGTCCCGGAAGATTACGTTCAGGGTCTGCATTTGATGGTGGAAGACGGCCCGCGGTGGCCCGGGATTCCTCCTCAGCAGGAGCAGGACATAGTTCAAGCTGAAGGGCAGGAATCTGGCTGGTCCGCCTCAACCTGGTCGCCGCAGATGCCGTCCGACTTTGATTGGAGTATGTGGCCGACCTTGGAAACAGCGCCAGCGCGCTTTGCTGTCAGGACTCACTCAGACGCTGACGATGGTCTTGAAGTATCGTTTAATTCGAATTCGCTCGCAGCCTTCGAGCCGCATGACACTTGGGGGCCGCCGCTTGACGTTCCGCCGCCGTTTGCAGGGCCAGGACTAGGGCATCACCGTGGCGCTCGACAGCTCGAAGCGCCGCAGGAGCTTGCCCCAATCCCGGGCGGGGAAGAATTAGCTTGGCTGACCGAGCAGATGTGGTCTGAGGATCCATCGGCTAGGCTGTCAGACATTTACCGCAGTTCCGTTAATCCGAATCCACCTGCAGCCTTCGAATTGGGTGACAATACGAGCTTTGCGCCGGTGCACGTCGCCAGGGCTGGCTCAAACCTCTCCTCAGGTCTCCCATTGGTTGACCTGACTGCACCTACGCTGTCCGAATTCAGCGATGAGGCTGATTCTGCGTGGCGGGGGCCAACCAGCTTCAATGCTCAGATCGTGACTTTGGATCCGACCGTCTCCAGCCGGAGCGGGCTGATGCTCGGCGATAGGGAGTGGCTCACCGATAACCATATTCTCAGGGATTATGAGCTCCTGGAGGAGGATTTGCGGAACATCGATCCGATTCTCGCCGGCCGGACGCAGTTCGTGGACCCCATCGTAGCCAATCAGCAGCTGGCCTGGGGCGATACGCAAAGTGCCTTCCAAAGCATCGTCAATTGGCAAGGTCCCGATAGAGCCGACTTTCTGTTCGTGCCAGTGAACGATGCCCATCCTCCTGATTTCCGCGGCAGCCATTGGTCACTGTTGCTCGTTGACCGACGCGATCGTCAAGAGCCGGTCGCCTATCACTACGACTCCGCCGGACGCTACAATGCAACACCTGCAAGACAGCTCGCAGGCCGGCTAGGCGCCCGTCTGGAGTGGCCCCGCGCGCCTCGGCAGGACAACACCTATGATTGCGGCGTCTTTGTCGTCGACGCCACGCGGGAGCTGGTTAGTCAATTGGCGCAAGGAGAGCAGCCGGACCAGCTGAACCTCGACGAACTCGTCCCCGATCGGCAAGCACTGCAAAACCGACTGAGGGGCTGA
- a CDS encoding GNAT family N-acetyltransferase, with translation MSSQSGQRESIKVVAPEDRPRVIAILTVAFAMCPLLRWLYPEPDRFLRHFAGFLDFYAGDPYADRSGAYFDGGDKGALLWLTDKAPRDDAAMMRFLLGSVPDYRRTETEKIFEKFGKYHPKESHWYFTMLGIDPIHQRSGLGGLLYRHGLAILDEAKGLAFTEATSLKAARLYERLGWQIVGEVQIGSSPPFFPMLRPSLERGASEWV, from the coding sequence ATGTCATCCCAGTCGGGACAGCGCGAGTCGATCAAGGTCGTCGCCCCAGAGGACCGCCCTAGGGTCATTGCCATTCTGACAGTAGCTTTTGCGATGTGTCCGTTACTGAGGTGGTTATACCCAGAGCCGGATCGCTTTCTACGTCATTTCGCAGGCTTTCTCGACTTTTATGCCGGCGATCCGTACGCTGATCGAAGCGGAGCGTATTTTGATGGCGGCGATAAAGGGGCGCTTCTGTGGTTAACCGACAAGGCGCCTCGCGATGATGCAGCAATGATGAGGTTCCTGCTTGGCAGTGTGCCGGATTACAGACGAACGGAAACGGAAAAGATATTCGAGAAATTCGGCAAGTATCATCCTAAGGAGTCGCACTGGTACTTCACTATGTTGGGCATCGATCCGATACACCAGCGATCGGGCTTAGGAGGCCTTCTCTATCGCCATGGTCTCGCCATCCTGGACGAGGCGAAAGGACTGGCATTTACAGAAGCCACCAGCCTTAAGGCGGCGCGTCTGTATGAGCGCCTGGGATGGCAGATCGTGGGTGAAGTGCAGATCGGCAGTTCGCCGCCGTTTTTCCCAATGCTCCGCCCCTCTCTTGAGCGAGGCGCCAGCGAGTGGGTCTAG
- a CDS encoding transposase encodes MAPRHLIPVTNPLERVNGEIKRRTEVVGIFPNEDAITRLVGAILLEQNDEWAVQRGRYMTLETITPFGDDPAVSFPAIAT; translated from the coding sequence TTGGCACCGAGACATCTCATACCGGTTACCAATCCGCTCGAACGCGTCAACGGCGAGATCAAGCGCCGAACCGAAGTGGTCGGCATCTTTCCCAATGAGGACGCCATCACCCGCCTGGTCGGCGCTATCCTGCTCGAACAGAACGACGAGTGGGCCGTCCAGCGCGGTCGCTACATGACACTGGAAACAATCACCCCGTTCGGCGATGATCCCGCCGTCAGCTTCCCGGCAATCGCCACCTGA